A genomic window from Gossypium hirsutum isolate 1008001.06 chromosome D10, Gossypium_hirsutum_v2.1, whole genome shotgun sequence includes:
- the LOC107913873 gene encoding uncharacterized protein isoform X1 has protein sequence MGTREVYEEKLRNGNLHHDPTINPGLGSARCPRCLSLLNPDSDKAEWTITSVLEDATAVAGSGIGGMLSAVHGFNTGIPFLQNHIKGPKWLPFVTGIPLLLMFSGASAAFGGYALPKFAQLTVTSYYAASSASHYGISLLTRHIEDAYATTPQQERLR, from the exons ATGGGGACAAGAGAAGTATATGAGGAAAAGCTAAGGAATGGAAATTTGCACCACGATCCAACCATCAACCCTGGCTTAGGTTCCGCTCGTTGTCCTCGTTGCCTCTCCCTCTTAAACCCTGATTCC gACAAAGCTGAATGGACAATTACTTCAGTTTTGGAGGATGCCACTGCAGTG GCTGGCTCTGGTATCGGGGGAATGCTTAGTGCAGTACATGGCTTTAATACTG GGATCCCTTTCCTTCAGAATCACATCAAGGGACCTAAGTGGCTCCCTTTTGTAACTGGG ATTCCTCTGCTGTTAATGTTTTCTGGCGCCAGTGCAGCTTTTGGAG GTTATGCACTTCCAAAGTTTGCTCAGCTCACCGTCACTTCCTATTATGCTGCCTCTAGTGCCTCGCATTATGGAATTTCACTGCTCACGCGACACATTGAAGATGCATATGCTACTACTCCTCAACAAGAAAGGCTAAGATGA
- the LOC107913873 gene encoding uncharacterized protein isoform X3 encodes MGTREVYEEKLRNGNLHHDPTINPGLGSARCPRCLSLLNPDSDKAEWTITSVLEDATAVAGSGIGGMLSAVHGFNTGIPFLQNHIKGPKWLPFVTGIPLLLMFSGASAAFGVPRIMEFHCSRDTLKMHMLLLLNKKG; translated from the exons ATGGGGACAAGAGAAGTATATGAGGAAAAGCTAAGGAATGGAAATTTGCACCACGATCCAACCATCAACCCTGGCTTAGGTTCCGCTCGTTGTCCTCGTTGCCTCTCCCTCTTAAACCCTGATTCC gACAAAGCTGAATGGACAATTACTTCAGTTTTGGAGGATGCCACTGCAGTG GCTGGCTCTGGTATCGGGGGAATGCTTAGTGCAGTACATGGCTTTAATACTG GGATCCCTTTCCTTCAGAATCACATCAAGGGACCTAAGTGGCTCCCTTTTGTAACTGGG ATTCCTCTGCTGTTAATGTTTTCTGGCGCCAGTGCAGCTTTTGGAG TGCCTCGCATTATGGAATTTCACTGCTCACGCGACACATTGAAGATGCATATGCTACTACTCCTCAACAAGAAAGGCTAA
- the LOC107913873 gene encoding uncharacterized protein isoform X2, which produces MGTREVYEEKLRNGNLHHDPTINPGLGSARCPRCLSLLNPDSDKAEWTITSVLEDATAVAGSGIGGMLSAVHGFNTGIPFLQNHIKGPKWLPFVTGIPLLLMFSGASAAFGDCDLQLIRVCRLCTSKVCSAHRHFLLCCL; this is translated from the exons ATGGGGACAAGAGAAGTATATGAGGAAAAGCTAAGGAATGGAAATTTGCACCACGATCCAACCATCAACCCTGGCTTAGGTTCCGCTCGTTGTCCTCGTTGCCTCTCCCTCTTAAACCCTGATTCC gACAAAGCTGAATGGACAATTACTTCAGTTTTGGAGGATGCCACTGCAGTG GCTGGCTCTGGTATCGGGGGAATGCTTAGTGCAGTACATGGCTTTAATACTG GGATCCCTTTCCTTCAGAATCACATCAAGGGACCTAAGTGGCTCCCTTTTGTAACTGGG ATTCCTCTGCTGTTAATGTTTTCTGGCGCCAGTGCAGCTTTTGGAG ACTGTGATTTGCAATTGATACGAGTTTGTAGGTTATGCACTTCCAAAGTTTGCTCAGCTCACCGTCACTTCCTATTATGCTGCCTCTAG
- the LOC107915236 gene encoding putative receptor-like protein kinase At1g72540, with translation MSDAFSFGVVLLELLTGRRSVDKSRPAREKNLVEWARPSLKDPYKLDAIMDPRLEGQYSTEGVKKVAALAYQCLSNHPKSRPTMSNMVKALEPLLDLTDIPTGPFVYIVLTNGNSKPIIQNIIQREEKQQDELRIEKNIDHKEEKKEKNRLPHRKARKHRPRVKPSRSRAVYLDTDLYKVLGSSLYTPKH, from the coding sequence ATGAGCGATGCGTTCAGCTTCGGAGTGGTTCTGTTAGAACTGTTGACAGGCCGGCGATCTGTCGACAAATCACGCCCTGCTCGAGAAAAGAACCTAGTGGAATGGGCAAGGCCTAGTTTGAAGGACCCTTACAAACTTGATGCAATAATGGATCCTAGACTTGAAGGACAGTACTCAACTGAGGGGGTTAAAAAGGTTGCTGCATTGGCTTATCAATGTCTAAGCAACCACCCCAAGTCTAGACCAACTATGAGCAATATGGTCAAGGCCTTGGAGCCTCTGCTGGACTTAACCGACATCCCAACCGGACCCTTTGTGTACATTGTTCTGACCAATGGTAATAGCAAGCCTATCATTCAGAACATCATACAACGAGAGGAAAAGCAACAAGACGAGTTAAGAATAGAGAAAAACATCGATCataaggaagaaaagaaagagaaaaaccgATTGCCACACAGAAAAGCCCGAAAGCATAGACCCCGAGTTAAGCCATCGAGGTCTCGAGCTGTCTATTTGGACACTGATTTGTATAAAGTTTTAGGGTCTAGTTTGTATACTCCCAAGCACTAG